One region of Termitidicoccus mucosus genomic DNA includes:
- a CDS encoding helix-turn-helix domain-containing protein codes for MNTTTPATPSQAIPPRPALTDINGLRLGGIFPTGREPSVRTLREWTRTRRIPHHRIGHFVYYDLAEVSAHIRTKLLVPARG; via the coding sequence ATGAACACCACCACTCCCGCAACACCCTCCCAAGCCATCCCGCCGCGCCCCGCGCTCACCGACATCAACGGCCTGCGCCTCGGCGGGATTTTTCCGACCGGGCGCGAGCCGTCCGTGCGCACGCTGCGCGAATGGACGCGCACCCGCCGCATCCCGCATCATCGCATCGGGCACTTTGTTTACTACGACCTCGCCGAGGTCTCCGCACATATCCGCACCAAGCTGCTCGTGCCCGCTCGCGGATAA
- a CDS encoding helix-turn-helix transcriptional regulator produces the protein MDISAIFQNKTRFLHVVSKRVQDTRHQSENRGIWHTGAAPILLVQMGYYALMNATSRAIIETVLNSDSSLTLPERAAIRQLLSGGAAQPQSIGGAFLMTQKQAAEKLSVNRVTLWRLTRRGIFHLVEVTPGTWRYQSDEIQAYARLGYQSNESEPASVVAAAA, from the coding sequence TTGGACATCTCCGCGATTTTTCAGAACAAAACGCGATTTTTGCATGTAGTGTCTAAACGCGTTCAAGACACACGCCATCAGAGCGAAAATCGAGGCATTTGGCATACCGGTGCAGCACCTATTCTCTTAGTGCAGATGGGGTATTATGCGCTCATGAATGCAACCAGTCGCGCTATCATCGAGACCGTTTTGAACAGCGACAGCAGTCTTACGCTGCCAGAACGTGCTGCAATACGACAGCTGCTTTCTGGCGGTGCAGCTCAGCCTCAATCGATTGGCGGTGCTTTTTTGATGACGCAAAAACAGGCAGCGGAAAAGTTGAGTGTGAACCGCGTTACACTATGGCGACTGACGCGACGCGGGATATTCCATTTGGTGGAAGTCACGCCAGGCACATGGCGGTATCAATCTGACGAGATACAAGCGTATGCGCGACTGGGGTATCAAAGCAACGAATCGGAGCCCGCTTCTGTGGTTGCTGCGGCTGCTTAA
- a CDS encoding RDD family protein: protein MNTIRRLLLLLAALAAILPEGIALRADEPDPPPATPDAATPPAPASASASASASASAIEPGTDTPPSPPAPKKPRRKHHSDRQVIVTRGSDAILAENERAETVVTILGNALIRGTVDEAVVTILGDSVIDGRVDEAVVTIVGNLRVNGHVDGDVVAVNGGIELGPDARVDGQLVAIGGPIIRDPAARVDGQTVQIGYYEKMQAFTGFRTWCREALLKGRLLSFDPRTAWAWLVAAACLGFYLLLALFFPRAITRCAEVLEQRPGMTLVSTLLTLILTPLLLVLLSFTGIGTLLVLLAVFVAGFFGKAAFLAWLGRALLRPLGIRQTAICVLLGGMVLALLYAAPLVGMLAWNVTGALGLGMLVHATILAVKRERAIPPPPPAAPGGGAPALHAVLAQPTPAADSAPAPTPAAAIASDAHETPPAARTASPFDAATASLAPDASVPPPPPQPPPPFASHPPPSPALCDGTGAPPSVPLRAGFWIRLAAATIDFVLILFIAGLVNIGKYTPALYALYCGVLWTLRGTTIGGVVCGLKIVRLDGRRVDWSVALVRVLGGFLSLIIVGLGYAWVAIDGERQSWHDKIAGTTIIHAPKGQSLV, encoded by the coding sequence ATGAATACAATCCGCCGCCTCCTGCTTCTGCTCGCCGCGCTCGCTGCCATCCTGCCGGAGGGGATCGCACTGCGCGCCGACGAGCCCGATCCGCCGCCCGCCACCCCGGACGCCGCCACGCCCCCCGCGCCCGCGTCTGCGTCTGCGTCTGCGTCTGCGTCTGCGTCTGCGATCGAGCCCGGCACCGACACGCCGCCCTCCCCGCCTGCGCCCAAAAAACCGCGCCGCAAACACCATTCCGACCGGCAAGTCATCGTCACCCGAGGCTCCGACGCCATCCTCGCCGAAAACGAGCGCGCCGAGACCGTTGTCACGATTCTGGGCAACGCCCTCATTCGCGGCACGGTGGACGAGGCCGTTGTCACCATCCTCGGCGACTCCGTCATCGACGGCAGGGTTGACGAAGCCGTCGTCACCATCGTGGGCAACCTCCGCGTCAACGGCCACGTGGACGGCGATGTTGTCGCCGTCAACGGAGGCATCGAGCTCGGCCCCGACGCCCGTGTGGACGGCCAGCTCGTCGCCATCGGCGGCCCTATCATCCGCGATCCCGCCGCCCGCGTGGACGGCCAGACCGTGCAAATCGGCTATTACGAAAAAATGCAGGCGTTCACCGGCTTTCGCACCTGGTGCCGCGAGGCCCTGCTCAAAGGCCGTCTGCTCTCTTTCGACCCCCGCACCGCGTGGGCATGGCTCGTCGCCGCCGCCTGCCTTGGTTTTTATCTGCTGCTCGCGCTTTTCTTTCCCCGCGCCATCACCCGCTGCGCCGAGGTCCTCGAACAACGTCCCGGCATGACGCTTGTCAGCACCCTCCTCACCCTCATCCTCACGCCCCTGCTGCTGGTCCTGCTTTCGTTCACCGGCATCGGCACCTTGTTGGTGCTGTTGGCCGTGTTTGTCGCCGGATTTTTTGGCAAAGCCGCTTTCCTCGCCTGGCTCGGACGAGCCCTGCTGCGCCCCCTCGGCATCCGGCAAACCGCGATTTGCGTGCTCCTCGGCGGCATGGTTCTCGCGCTGCTCTACGCCGCGCCCCTTGTCGGCATGCTCGCCTGGAATGTCACCGGCGCGCTCGGCCTCGGCATGCTCGTCCACGCCACCATCCTCGCCGTGAAACGCGAACGCGCCATCCCGCCGCCGCCTCCCGCCGCGCCCGGCGGCGGCGCCCCAGCGCTCCACGCCGTCCTCGCCCAACCCACACCCGCCGCCGACAGCGCCCCGGCGCCCACCCCGGCGGCGGCAATTGCCAGCGATGCACACGAGACACCCCCTGCGGCGCGAACTGCCAGCCCGTTCGACGCTGCGACCGCGTCGCTCGCGCCAGACGCGTCCGTTCCGCCGCCGCCACCCCAGCCGCCACCGCCCTTCGCTTCGCATCCGCCGCCATCGCCCGCATTGTGCGACGGCACCGGCGCGCCCCCGTCCGTCCCCCTCCGCGCCGGATTCTGGATACGCCTCGCGGCGGCGACGATTGACTTTGTGCTCATCCTTTTCATCGCGGGGCTCGTTAACATCGGGAAATACACCCCCGCGCTCTACGCCCTTTATTGCGGAGTCCTCTGGACTCTGCGCGGCACAACGATAGGCGGCGTGGTATGCGGCCTGAAAATTGTGCGACTTGACGGCCGCCGCGTAGACTGGAGCGTGGCGCTCGTCCGGGTGCTGGGGGGCTTTCTTTCGCTTATCATCGTCGGCCTCGGCTATGCATGGGTTGCCATTGATGGCGAGCGCCAGTCCTGGCACGACAAAATCGCGGGAACGACGATTATCCACGCGCCCAAGGGGCAATCCCTTGTTTGA
- a CDS encoding RNA polymerase sigma factor has product MNPADDFATFMRNYQNMVFTTAVRIVANDAQAEDIAQDVFLKAYERYDDLRSSPSAGGWLKTVATNLSINHLQRYRNRWRFFSEFTRDHDGHDDAPAVEWAAPDTFHAGLEQAERRARLEQALARLPDHQRVPLVLFHFEDMPYDEIARTLRVSLSKIKTDILRARAALAKLLAPADFN; this is encoded by the coding sequence ATGAACCCGGCAGACGATTTTGCGACGTTTATGCGCAACTACCAGAACATGGTCTTTACCACGGCCGTGCGCATCGTGGCCAACGACGCACAGGCGGAGGATATTGCCCAGGACGTGTTCCTGAAAGCCTACGAACGCTACGACGACCTCCGCAGCAGCCCCTCCGCCGGGGGCTGGCTCAAGACCGTCGCCACCAATCTCTCCATCAATCACCTCCAGCGCTACCGCAACCGCTGGCGCTTCTTCTCCGAGTTCACCCGCGATCACGACGGCCACGACGACGCGCCCGCCGTCGAATGGGCCGCACCCGACACCTTCCACGCCGGCCTCGAACAGGCCGAACGCCGCGCCCGCCTCGAGCAGGCCCTCGCCCGGCTCCCCGATCACCAGCGCGTCCCGCTCGTGCTCTTTCATTTCGAGGACATGCCCTACGACGAAATCGCCCGCACCCTGCGCGTCTCCCTCTCCAAGATCAAAACCGACATCCTCCGCGCCCGCGCCGCCCTCGCCAAGCTCCTCGCCCCCGCCGACTTCAACTAA
- a CDS encoding glycosyltransferase family 8 protein, with translation MNNAQPINIFMAFNDAYAQHASVTIASILCNTRATVHFYILNADIAVQTREKINALRNLGNLEIFYVTTDKRLFSDLPTYRWPEEIWFRLRIPWIKINLDKALYLDSDIVVRNDISELWDVDVSNVFAAAVEDIASGIMETKKFLSKFLPDGMPYFNSGVLAMNLKKIRETYGWESLAAIAYKYRDVIKYPDQDILNMAFGGNVRWLPLKWNVNGGDFFRDKSPFSKKYAREIASAREDPAIAHFTGEGKPWIIPSGLSANPYASEYFKYLRHTPFAENEAKIFSATPPWKNNLRYWWRHPLFFLRRKTWNIRHAQRVLKEKFEQ, from the coding sequence ATGAATAACGCGCAGCCAATCAATATTTTCATGGCATTCAACGATGCCTATGCACAGCACGCGAGCGTCACAATCGCGTCAATCCTCTGCAACACGCGAGCGACTGTTCATTTTTATATCCTGAATGCGGACATTGCAGTGCAAACGCGGGAAAAGATAAACGCGCTTCGCAATCTTGGGAATCTTGAAATTTTTTATGTAACAACTGACAAACGGTTGTTTTCCGATCTGCCGACCTACAGATGGCCGGAGGAGATATGGTTCCGTTTGCGCATCCCGTGGATCAAGATAAATCTAGACAAGGCGCTTTATCTCGATTCCGATATTGTGGTCCGAAATGACATAAGCGAATTATGGGACGTAGATGTCTCGAACGTTTTCGCGGCAGCGGTGGAGGATATCGCGTCTGGTATAATGGAGACAAAAAAATTTCTTTCAAAATTCCTGCCGGATGGGATGCCGTATTTCAATTCTGGAGTCCTGGCCATGAACTTGAAAAAGATACGGGAAACATACGGGTGGGAATCACTTGCCGCAATTGCATATAAATATAGGGATGTTATCAAATATCCCGATCAGGATATCTTGAACATGGCATTTGGTGGAAATGTTCGCTGGCTGCCTCTCAAATGGAACGTGAATGGAGGCGATTTTTTTAGGGACAAATCGCCATTTTCAAAGAAATACGCCCGGGAAATCGCAAGTGCCCGGGAGGACCCGGCGATTGCGCATTTCACCGGTGAGGGGAAACCATGGATAATCCCCTCCGGATTGTCTGCGAATCCCTATGCTTCCGAGTATTTCAAGTATTTGCGCCACACTCCGTTTGCCGAAAACGAGGCGAAAATTTTCAGCGCAACACCCCCGTGGAAAAACAACCTCCGGTATTGGTGGCGCCATCCCCTCTTCTTTTTGAGGAGAAAAACATGGAATATCAGACACGCCCAGCGCGTGTTAAAAGAAAAATTCGAGCAATAA
- a CDS encoding glycosyltransferase family 9 protein, with protein MKPETPAPPVPAGLLEKPGKILFIMHPGIGDFCYLQNFFRELAARFPSLEMHLWVGEHRITDDPAKWDGLKNFILYDWLAACPFFKKIYRNNYSPAGLAAAVAEARAGNYPVITTLVLTRWHWYAKLARSICRDGIVISAMRPFDIKGWLKTFPYKKPDIAFPSAPAKVEHISDIFSWWFRRLFSCGLPVEKRMPFMHIPGEWTRWADGFIKKNGTDGKKLVFVNVTAKDWKRCWPLESGFAVIKNMQQHPVWKDAVFLLNTMPEAVAQTQRKLDASGLQNTRLFSAAENFFQLPSVMHRCALVLTVDTSTMHLANAVRVPLVALMRLKTSLWRPLDTQNTKLVTTTRRRDIMDEISPARTLRAILTQKQTIHE; from the coding sequence ATGAAACCGGAAACACCCGCTCCGCCGGTCCCCGCCGGTTTGCTCGAAAAGCCGGGCAAAATCCTCTTCATCATGCACCCGGGGATTGGCGATTTCTGCTACCTCCAGAATTTTTTCCGTGAACTGGCCGCGCGTTTTCCATCGCTGGAAATGCACCTGTGGGTCGGCGAGCACCGCATAACCGATGACCCCGCAAAATGGGACGGCCTGAAAAATTTCATCTTATACGACTGGCTGGCCGCCTGTCCGTTTTTCAAAAAAATATATAGAAACAACTATAGTCCCGCCGGCCTCGCCGCCGCCGTTGCCGAGGCGCGCGCGGGAAATTACCCCGTCATAACAACCCTCGTCCTCACTCGCTGGCACTGGTATGCAAAACTCGCCCGAAGCATTTGCCGCGACGGCATTGTCATCAGCGCCATGCGCCCGTTTGATATCAAGGGCTGGCTCAAGACATTTCCCTACAAAAAACCCGACATCGCTTTCCCCTCAGCACCGGCAAAGGTGGAGCACATCAGCGACATTTTCTCATGGTGGTTTCGGCGCCTCTTCAGCTGCGGATTGCCCGTGGAAAAACGGATGCCTTTTATGCACATCCCCGGTGAATGGACGCGCTGGGCGGATGGCTTCATAAAGAAAAACGGCACCGACGGCAAAAAACTGGTATTTGTTAATGTCACAGCCAAGGACTGGAAACGCTGCTGGCCGCTGGAAAGCGGTTTCGCGGTCATAAAAAACATGCAGCAACATCCAGTGTGGAAGGACGCGGTTTTCCTGTTAAACACCATGCCGGAGGCTGTCGCTCAAACCCAGCGGAAACTGGATGCCTCCGGGTTGCAAAACACGCGCCTTTTTAGTGCCGCCGAAAATTTTTTCCAACTCCCATCGGTTATGCACCGATGCGCGCTTGTCCTCACGGTGGACACCTCGACCATGCACCTTGCCAACGCCGTACGCGTCCCGCTGGTGGCGTTGATGCGCCTCAAAACCTCCCTCTGGCGACCGCTTGATACCCAAAATACCAAACTCGTCACAACCACGCGGCGCAGGGACATAATGGACGAGATTTCTCCAGCCCGCACGCTTCGCGCAATCCTGACCCAAAAACAAACAATTCATGAATAA
- a CDS encoding glycosyltransferase family 9 protein, giving the protein MHVSLPSCLEGVWRVAPAAPFVPAHLRDRPGKILFITHLAIGDYAYLQNFFKALAGRFPHLQIHLWVDELRCTKNAAKWEGLRKYILYDWLAACPFIQKIYSQTYRPDLRAESITSARRENYPIIISLALVRPHRYAALARKIGPDSFVAGIRRFAGGLRGLVHDFSYKKLDIALPSEIRGIGHVSEIFSCWFQSLFGFGLTLRERLPFVDIPDEWTRWATGYIDTLGAAGNPLVFVNPSAKTPRRCWPMAHVVELIKAMRQQPEWRDAVFLVNALPDKIPETLALVKAGGQKRVHVFSANDNFFQLPAVLRRCALIISVETATMHLANAVRVSAVALMRKKNPEWHPLDAANSKIVTVSKRRDWIKEIPPGRVLDAMRGFPPALAE; this is encoded by the coding sequence ATGCACGTCTCGCTTCCATCATGCTTGGAAGGGGTGTGGCGCGTCGCGCCTGCCGCTCCATTTGTTCCCGCTCACCTGCGCGACAGGCCGGGAAAAATCCTTTTCATCACGCACCTGGCGATCGGGGACTACGCGTATCTCCAGAATTTTTTCAAGGCGCTTGCCGGGCGCTTTCCCCATTTGCAAATCCACCTGTGGGTGGACGAACTGCGGTGCACAAAAAACGCGGCCAAGTGGGAGGGATTGAGAAAATACATATTATACGACTGGCTGGCCGCCTGCCCGTTCATCCAAAAAATCTACAGCCAAACCTATCGCCCCGATTTGCGCGCGGAGTCCATCACATCGGCGCGCCGGGAAAACTACCCTATTATCATCTCCCTCGCGTTGGTGCGTCCCCATCGCTACGCCGCGCTTGCCCGCAAAATCGGCCCGGACAGCTTTGTTGCCGGCATCAGGCGCTTTGCTGGCGGACTTCGCGGCCTTGTTCATGATTTTTCATATAAAAAACTGGATATCGCGCTTCCGTCCGAAATTCGCGGCATTGGTCATGTCAGCGAAATTTTCTCCTGCTGGTTTCAGTCTCTGTTCGGCTTTGGCCTCACCTTGAGGGAACGCCTCCCGTTCGTGGACATTCCGGATGAATGGACGCGCTGGGCGACCGGTTACATAGACACCCTTGGCGCGGCAGGAAACCCCCTTGTGTTTGTCAATCCATCGGCCAAAACACCCAGGCGCTGCTGGCCGATGGCGCATGTCGTCGAATTGATAAAAGCCATGCGGCAACAACCCGAATGGCGCGACGCGGTCTTTCTGGTAAATGCCCTGCCGGACAAAATCCCGGAAACCCTGGCGCTTGTCAAAGCCGGCGGACAGAAACGGGTTCATGTGTTCAGCGCGAATGACAATTTTTTCCAGCTCCCGGCGGTTTTGCGCCGGTGCGCGCTGATCATTTCCGTGGAAACCGCCACCATGCACCTGGCGAACGCCGTCCGTGTTTCCGCCGTGGCTTTGATGCGCAAGAAAAACCCCGAATGGCACCCGCTCGATGCAGCAAACAGCAAAATCGTCACCGTCTCCAAACGGCGCGACTGGATAAAAGAAATCCCGCCCGGGCGCGTTCTGGACGCGATGAGGGGATTCCCGCCAGCCCTTGCGGAGTGA
- a CDS encoding alpha/beta hydrolase — MKKYLPPIVSALFAMTVTASVFSQPPPAVSPEVHADRTVTFRLRAPDAATVVVRCEGLAGPAPLVKDDAGLWSLTTAPLAPDIYSYTFLVDGVRMTDPANPLLKYNLLASASEVHIPGAPGDALPWDRHDPAVPRGVLHRHSFRSGVSGDELDFVVYTPPGYDPAADATYPVLYLLHGYSDDAGSWTATGRAHIILDNLIAQKRARPMIVVMPLGYGTLEVVTAGWARMREGGLWTRNVRAFRDILTREVLPRVESAYRVSPRRGHRAIAGLSMGGAESLDIGLSHPELFGWIGAFSSGGLPEDFDTAWPGLGDAAAPRPALLWIACGEEDFLLENNRQLSAWLAKKEVKHTFTVGPLGHTFRVWRPNLAAFIPLLFRE; from the coding sequence ATGAAAAAATACCTTCCTCCCATCGTCTCCGCCCTTTTTGCCATGACCGTCACCGCCTCTGTCTTTTCCCAGCCGCCGCCTGCCGTCTCGCCCGAAGTCCACGCCGACCGCACGGTGACGTTCCGCCTGCGCGCGCCCGACGCCGCCACGGTCGTGGTGCGTTGCGAGGGCTTGGCCGGCCCCGCCCCGCTCGTGAAAGACGACGCCGGCCTGTGGTCCCTCACCACCGCGCCGCTCGCGCCCGACATCTACAGCTACACCTTCCTCGTGGACGGCGTGCGCATGACCGATCCCGCCAATCCGCTCCTCAAATACAACCTCCTCGCCAGCGCCAGCGAAGTCCACATCCCCGGCGCGCCCGGCGACGCGCTCCCGTGGGACCGCCACGATCCCGCCGTCCCGCGCGGCGTGCTCCACCGGCATTCGTTTCGATCCGGCGTCTCCGGCGACGAGCTTGATTTTGTCGTTTACACCCCGCCCGGCTACGATCCGGCGGCGGACGCCACTTATCCTGTTCTGTATTTACTCCACGGATACAGCGACGACGCCGGCTCCTGGACCGCGACCGGCCGCGCCCACATCATCCTCGACAACCTCATCGCGCAAAAACGCGCCCGCCCGATGATCGTCGTCATGCCGCTCGGCTACGGCACCCTGGAGGTCGTGACCGCCGGCTGGGCGCGCATGCGCGAGGGCGGCCTTTGGACGCGCAACGTCCGCGCCTTTCGCGACATTCTCACCCGCGAGGTGCTGCCGCGAGTCGAGTCCGCCTACCGCGTGTCGCCGCGCCGCGGGCACCGCGCCATCGCCGGGCTTTCGATGGGCGGCGCCGAGAGCCTCGACATCGGCCTGAGCCATCCGGAGCTTTTCGGCTGGATCGGCGCGTTCAGCTCCGGCGGCCTGCCGGAGGATTTCGACACCGCCTGGCCCGGGCTCGGCGATGCCGCCGCCCCGCGCCCGGCGCTGCTCTGGATCGCCTGCGGCGAGGAGGATTTCCTGCTGGAAAACAACCGGCAGCTCTCCGCCTGGCTCGCGAAGAAGGAAGTGAAGCACACCTTCACTGTCGGCCCGCTCGGCCACACCTTCCGCGTCTGGCGCCCCAATCTCGCCGCCTTTATCCCGCTGCTCTTCCGCGAGTAA
- a CDS encoding thymidine phosphorylase — protein MTKRTLPPRRFIKPTFEFLIEKKRDGGEFNQDEIRYIIDSTLDGDMPQHQLAALAMAIYFQGMSAQETAELTEEMMLSGEVIDLSHIAKPKIDKYSTGGVGDKTSLVLVPLAMASGVVVPMMSGIEHDYVINTLTKLGSIPGFKGNLTNDQFAAQLGKIGGAIVAQTPDLAPVEAKFHALRKETGTIPSLPLITGSVLSKKLAEGSEGLVIDVKWGNGSFIKDLEQAKQLARSMTRVGRSMKRRCVALVTDMNQPLGDTVGTALEVKEAIELLKGNGPEDIKDLVLKLGMEIVRLAGVAGSTLSAKQTIQRHLTDGSALEKLKDLVKAQGGDPSFIDSPDKFPQAKHVRKLPAPKRGYVHTINAAMVAHGVHLLGAGKNGANDKIDYSVGVSEIKKVGTQVKQGEPLMMIHYNDEARLEQALEYFKNAYRLAPKRPTPPPLVVERVA, from the coding sequence ATGACAAAACGCACGCTTCCTCCCAGGAGATTCATTAAACCGACTTTCGAGTTCCTCATTGAAAAGAAACGCGACGGCGGCGAGTTCAACCAAGACGAAATACGCTACATCATCGACAGCACGCTGGACGGGGACATGCCCCAGCACCAGCTCGCCGCCCTGGCCATGGCGATTTATTTCCAAGGCATGTCGGCGCAGGAAACCGCCGAGCTGACCGAGGAAATGATGCTTTCCGGCGAAGTCATTGACCTCTCGCACATCGCGAAACCGAAGATCGACAAGTATTCCACCGGCGGGGTGGGCGACAAAACCTCCCTCGTCCTCGTGCCCCTCGCGATGGCCAGCGGGGTGGTCGTGCCCATGATGTCGGGCATCGAGCACGACTACGTCATCAACACCCTGACCAAGCTCGGCTCCATCCCCGGTTTCAAGGGCAACCTCACCAACGACCAGTTCGCGGCCCAGCTGGGCAAGATCGGCGGCGCCATCGTCGCGCAGACGCCCGATCTCGCGCCCGTCGAGGCCAAGTTCCACGCGTTGCGCAAGGAAACCGGCACCATCCCGAGCCTTCCGCTCATCACCGGCAGCGTCCTTTCCAAGAAACTCGCCGAGGGCTCCGAAGGGCTCGTCATCGACGTGAAGTGGGGCAACGGTTCCTTCATCAAGGACCTGGAGCAGGCCAAGCAACTCGCCCGCTCCATGACCCGCGTCGGCCGCTCGATGAAACGCCGCTGCGTCGCGCTCGTCACCGACATGAACCAGCCGCTCGGCGACACCGTCGGCACCGCGCTCGAAGTGAAGGAAGCCATCGAGCTTCTCAAAGGCAACGGCCCCGAGGACATCAAGGACCTCGTGCTCAAGCTCGGCATGGAAATCGTGCGCCTGGCCGGCGTCGCCGGCTCCACGCTTTCCGCCAAGCAGACCATCCAGCGCCATCTCACCGACGGCAGCGCGCTCGAGAAACTCAAGGACCTCGTCAAGGCGCAGGGCGGTGATCCCTCCTTCATCGACAGCCCGGACAAGTTTCCGCAGGCCAAGCATGTCCGCAAGCTCCCGGCGCCCAAGCGCGGTTACGTGCACACCATCAACGCGGCGATGGTCGCCCACGGCGTGCACCTGCTCGGCGCGGGCAAGAACGGCGCCAATGACAAGATCGACTACTCGGTCGGCGTGTCCGAGATCAAGAAGGTCGGCACGCAGGTGAAGCAGGGCGAGCCGCTCATGATGATCCACTACAACGACGAGGCTCGTCTGGAGCAGGCGCTGGAGTATTTCAAGAACGCCTACCGTCTCGCGCCCAAGCGTCCGACCCCGCCCCCGCTGGTGGTCGAGCGCGTGGCCTGA
- a CDS encoding inorganic phosphate transporter: MTFFLLVLLAALVFEYINGFHDTANSIATVVSTKVLTPRQAVLMAAVTNLAGALIVGTSVAKTIGAGLVDTSVISMPTVLCALLAAIVWNIFTWWLGLPSSSSHALIGGLCGAALASARGNWHVLHWSLHDAKTGVAVGLWPKVVAPMFISPFIGFTIAAIIMWLLYLFLRRVRPRFINVIFGKLQLASAAWMGFSHGSNDAQKTMGIVTLALFTGTQSGAFDGIPGWLGFLRTTDMEVHRWVIITCALTMAAGTAAGGWRIIKTMGHKMVKLQPIHGFAAETTAAIVIQTASHVGIPLSTTHVISTSIMGVGSVKRFSAVKWGLVGRIVWAWVLTLPVTGLLGYGLMRIALQLFGV; this comes from the coding sequence ATGACATTTTTCCTGCTCGTGCTCCTCGCCGCGCTCGTGTTCGAGTATATCAACGGCTTCCACGACACCGCCAACTCCATCGCCACCGTCGTCTCGACCAAGGTGCTCACGCCCCGCCAGGCCGTGCTCATGGCGGCCGTCACCAACCTCGCCGGCGCGCTCATCGTCGGCACCAGCGTGGCCAAGACCATCGGCGCCGGGCTCGTGGACACGTCCGTCATCAGCATGCCCACCGTGCTGTGCGCGCTGCTGGCGGCCATCGTCTGGAACATTTTCACCTGGTGGCTCGGCCTGCCGTCGAGTTCCAGCCACGCCCTCATCGGCGGGCTCTGCGGGGCGGCGCTGGCCTCGGCGCGCGGCAACTGGCACGTGCTGCACTGGTCGCTGCACGACGCGAAAACCGGCGTGGCCGTCGGCCTCTGGCCCAAGGTCGTGGCGCCCATGTTCATCTCGCCTTTCATCGGATTCACCATCGCGGCAATCATCATGTGGCTGCTCTATCTCTTCCTGCGCCGGGTGCGTCCGCGATTTATCAATGTCATCTTCGGCAAGCTGCAGCTGGCCAGCGCCGCGTGGATGGGGTTCAGCCACGGCTCAAACGACGCCCAGAAAACCATGGGCATCGTCACGCTCGCGCTTTTCACCGGCACGCAATCGGGCGCGTTTGACGGCATCCCGGGCTGGCTCGGGTTCCTCCGCACCACGGACATGGAAGTGCATCGCTGGGTCATCATCACCTGCGCGCTCACCATGGCGGCGGGCACGGCGGCGGGCGGCTGGCGCATCATCAAGACGATGGGCCACAAGATGGTGAAACTCCAGCCCATCCACGGTTTCGCCGCCGAGACCACCGCGGCCATCGTCATCCAGACCGCCTCGCACGTCGGCATCCCGCTTTCCACGACCCACGTCATCTCGACCTCGATCATGGGCGTGGGCTCCGTGAAACGCTTCAGCGCGGTGAAATGGGGCCTCGTCGGGCGCATCGTGTGGGCCTGGGTGCTCACGCTGCCCGTCACCGGCCTGCTCGGCTACGGCCTGATGCGCATCGCCCTCCAGCTTTTCGGTGTGTGA
- a CDS encoding DUF47 domain-containing protein, producing MISFKKLFGKDQKFYDLLEASAEEALTSTRLLASYLQRLSSYRSAGDLDDFAHNRRKDKKITARITEELCRTFVTPIEREDIEALSSVLYRIPKTVEKLVSRLSIYPGRLPLEGLLQQSDYLSKAAECVVGMVKQLRHGSDMEKIAEDNNRLQFLEGEGDKHLLGMIKDLYQGNYDAKETVIMQEFFEMLEKSIDRCRDAGNVVFQIVLKYS from the coding sequence ATGATCTCGTTCAAAAAACTCTTCGGCAAGGACCAGAAGTTCTACGATCTGTTGGAGGCCAGCGCCGAGGAAGCCCTCACCAGCACCAGACTTCTCGCCAGCTATCTCCAACGACTCAGTTCCTATCGCAGCGCGGGCGACCTCGACGATTTCGCGCACAACCGCCGCAAGGACAAAAAAATCACCGCCCGCATCACCGAGGAGCTCTGCCGCACGTTCGTGACCCCCATCGAACGCGAGGACATCGAGGCGCTCTCCAGCGTGCTCTACCGCATCCCCAAGACCGTCGAAAAACTGGTCTCGCGCCTCTCCATCTACCCCGGACGCCTTCCGCTCGAGGGACTGCTCCAGCAATCCGACTACCTCAGCAAGGCCGCCGAGTGTGTCGTCGGCATGGTCAAGCAGCTCCGCCACGGCTCCGACATGGAAAAAATCGCCGAGGACAACAACCGCCTCCAGTTCCTCGAGGGCGAGGGCGACAAGCACCTGCTCGGCATGATCAAGGATCTCTACCAGGGCAACTACGACGCCAAGGAGACCGTCATCATGCAGGAATTTTTCGAGATGCTCGAAAAGTCCATCGACCGCTGCCGCGACGCCGGCAATGTCGTGTTCCAAATCGTGCTCAAGTATTCCTGA